One Actinomycetospora corticicola genomic window, ACGTGGTGCGCGGGACGGCCCGGTTCACCGTCGGGACCACCACGCACGACGCGCCCGCCGGCACCCTCGTCATGGTCCCGCCGGGGGCGCCGCACACCTTCGCGAACCCGGGTGACGAACCCGCCGTCCTGCTCAACACCTTCACGCCCGACCTCTACGTGCAGTACTTCCGCGACCTGCGGGCGATGATCGAGAGCGGTCGATCCATGACACCGGAGAACGTCACGCCGGTCATGGCGCGCTACGCGACGGTGCCGGCGGCCGAGTACGCGCCCGTCGTCGAGGAGCAGGGGACCGGTCGTCCGGTCATGGTCCTGCACGGCGGGGGCGGACCGTTCTCGGTCGCGGGGCTGGGCGCGGCCCTGGCCGACGGCCACCACGTGCTCGCCCCGACGGTGCCGGGCTTCGACGGCACGCCGCGACCCGAGGGCTGCCGGACGGTGGCCGACGTCGCCGCCCGCTTCCTGACGGCGTTGGCCGAGCGCGACCTGCACGACGTCGCCCTGGTCGGCAGCTCGATGGGGGGCTGGGTCGCCGCGGAGATGGCGCTGCAGGACACCGAGGGCCGCGTCGGCTCGGTGGTGTTCGTCAACGCCGTCGGGATCGAGGTCCCCGGGCACCCCGTCCGCCCGATCCTCGGCCTGCGCCTCGACGAGATCGCCGAGTTCTCCTACGCCGACCCCGACCGGTTCCGCCTCGACCCGACCACGCTCCCGCCCGAGCGGCAGGCGGTGATGGCGGCGAACGCCGCGGTCTTCGCCGACTACGCGGGCGAGCCCTACATGCACGACCCGACGCTGCGCGGGCGCCTCGACGGCATCCACGTCCCGACCGCCGTCGTCTGGGGCGAGGCCGACCGGATCGCCGACCTCGACTACGGCCGGGCCTACGCGGCGGCGCTCGGTGCGCCCTTCACCGTGATCGCGGGTGCGGGCCACCTGCCGCACGTGGAGCAGCCGGCGGCCACGCTCGCGGCGATCGAGGCAGCCATCCCGGGGGCCGACCGTTCATGATCATCGAGCACCTGCGGTGGTCCGGGGGCCCGGCGGACCACCGAGGGTGCTCGATGATCACGGCCGCCCGACCCGTCGTCGTGAGGCGCCCCCGCCGTCCCCACCCGTCGTCGTAAACTCGCCCCCGTGGCGGGACGCATCCGGGACTCCGACATCGCGGAGGTGCGCGACCGCAACCGCATCGACGAGGTGGTCGGCGAGTACGTGGCGCTGCGACCGGCGGGTCCGGGCTCGCTGAAGGGCCTGTGCCCGTTCCACGACGAGAAGTCGCCGTCGTTCAACGTCCGGACGAGCCACAACACCTGCCACTGCTTCGGCTGCGGCGAGGGCGGCAGCGTCATCGACTTCATCATGAAGATCGAGCAGCTGGGTTTCGTCGAGACGATCGAGAAGCTGGCCGACCGGGTCGGCTACCGGTTGACCTACGAGGGCGGCGGCTCCAGCGTCCAGCGTGACCGCGGCACCCGCAGCCGCCTGCTCGCCGCGAACAAGGCCGCCGCCGAGT contains:
- a CDS encoding alpha/beta fold hydrolase, translating into MTEVSIVGPQAGEVAPLGPVTMRILEDGSTTAHRLGISEITIAPHTEGPQQHRHAQHDEGFYVVRGTARFTVGTTTHDAPAGTLVMVPPGAPHTFANPGDEPAVLLNTFTPDLYVQYFRDLRAMIESGRSMTPENVTPVMARYATVPAAEYAPVVEEQGTGRPVMVLHGGGGPFSVAGLGAALADGHHVLAPTVPGFDGTPRPEGCRTVADVAARFLTALAERDLHDVALVGSSMGGWVAAEMALQDTEGRVGSVVFVNAVGIEVPGHPVRPILGLRLDEIAEFSYADPDRFRLDPTTLPPERQAVMAANAAVFADYAGEPYMHDPTLRGRLDGIHVPTAVVWGEADRIADLDYGRAYAAALGAPFTVIAGAGHLPHVEQPAATLAAIEAAIPGADRS